The following proteins are co-located in the Fusobacteria bacterium ZRK30 genome:
- a CDS encoding amino acid racemase: MMKIAGVLGGMGPIATIDLLNKIVEYTDAKKDSDHIHTLVDSYTEIPDRTAYILGQGENPEKHLIDSALKLEAMGASFIVMPCNTAHYFYEKVCGAVKIPFINMIDEVAKELDGVKKVGLLATKGTYKGHIYENILNRYKIDVKIPPMDMQEIVTELIYNIKEGKDNIDQVPIDQVLDYFSGLGVDKIILGCTELPVAFNRLKIEGKFLDPTKILAVSTIKLMGKKLKDVKN; encoded by the coding sequence ATGATGAAGATAGCAGGAGTTTTAGGTGGGATGGGACCCATTGCCACAATTGACCTATTAAATAAGATAGTAGAATATACCGATGCAAAAAAAGACAGCGATCATATCCATACTTTAGTGGATAGTTATACAGAGATTCCCGATAGAACTGCCTATATTTTAGGGCAGGGTGAAAATCCTGAAAAGCACCTCATAGATTCAGCTTTAAAATTAGAAGCTATGGGTGCTAGTTTTATAGTTATGCCATGCAATACTGCTCATTATTTTTATGAAAAAGTCTGTGGTGCAGTAAAGATCCCCTTTATAAATATGATAGATGAGGTAGCCAAAGAATTAGATGGTGTTAAAAAAGTCGGGCTTTTGGCAACAAAAGGAACCTACAAAGGACATATCTACGAAAATATACTCAATAGATACAAAATAGATGTAAAAATACCTCCTATGGATATGCAGGAAATTGTGACCGAGCTTATCTACAATATAAAAGAAGGTAAGGATAATATAGATCAAGTTCCTATAGATCAGGTGTTAGATTATTTTTCCGGTTTAGGAGTAGACAAGATTATCTTAGGATGTACAGAACTCCCTGTAGCCTTTAACAGATTAAAAATAGAGGGGAAGTTTTTGGATCCCACAAAAATATTAGCTGTCAGTACTATAAAGTTAATGGGGAAAAAATTAAAGGATGTTAAGAATTAA
- a CDS encoding LysR family transcriptional regulator, with protein MDIRQLKYFLAIAEAKNITKAAKKLYISQPPLSQQLKLLEEELGVTLLERSTRKMKLTEAGKLLQHRAKQIIELMETSAKEIKNLNLGVKGILSIGFVSSAGAMLLPEQIHNFYKEYPEINFQMKEGNTYKILDLLNNGMIEIGIVRTPFNTENFNLIYMPKEPMVAVAREDLFFPSSLKSISLKELKDKPIILDKRFENLITSSCHQVGFQPNIICEGEDSKSILLWTYTGMGIGIVPKSAAKLMPNKNLRSIIIEESELETQTVIVWVKNRPLSEVAETFLLNFK; from the coding sequence ATGGATATCAGACAATTAAAATATTTTTTAGCCATTGCAGAGGCAAAAAATATAACTAAAGCAGCAAAAAAACTATATATTTCCCAGCCCCCATTGAGTCAGCAGTTAAAATTATTGGAGGAGGAATTAGGGGTAACCCTGTTAGAGAGAAGTACTCGAAAGATGAAGCTTACTGAAGCCGGTAAACTATTACAGCATCGAGCTAAACAGATTATTGAACTAATGGAAACTTCTGCAAAGGAGATTAAAAATTTAAATTTAGGAGTTAAGGGAATTCTTTCCATTGGATTTGTTTCTTCAGCAGGAGCCATGCTTCTGCCAGAACAAATTCATAATTTCTATAAGGAATATCCTGAGATTAATTTCCAAATGAAGGAGGGAAATACATACAAGATTTTGGACCTGTTAAACAATGGGATGATTGAGATTGGGATAGTGAGAACACCATTTAATACAGAAAATTTCAATCTTATATATATGCCTAAGGAACCTATGGTTGCAGTAGCCAGGGAGGACCTGTTTTTTCCAAGTTCTTTAAAATCTATATCTTTAAAAGAACTAAAGGATAAACCTATAATATTAGATAAAAGATTTGAAAATTTAATTACTTCCAGCTGTCACCAAGTAGGGTTTCAGCCTAATATTATCTGTGAGGGAGAAGACAGTAAATCCATCCTTTTATGGACATATACCGGGATGGGGATAGGAATAGTACCTAAAAGTGCAGCTAAACTTATGCCCAATAAGAATTTGAGATCGATAATAATAGAGGAAAGTGAATTAGAAACTCAAACTGTTATTGTCTGGGTAAAAAATCGTCCTTTGTCCGAAGTAGCAGAAACATTTTTACTAAATTTTAAATAA
- a CDS encoding transposase: MSKNRKWSYELKVEICKRLIAGESYSYLAKEYNVKSTGMLANWKKSYLDGTLTKDSKQGRKKCEVDDVEILKKCFAQLMKIRSK, encoded by the coding sequence ATGTCAAAAAATAGAAAATGGAGCTACGAATTAAAAGTTGAAATCTGTAAACGCTTAATTGCAGGTGAATCATATTCTTATTTAGCTAAAGAATATAACGTTAAAAGTACTGGAATGTTAGCGAATTGGAAGAAATCCTATTTAGATGGAACCCTTACTAAAGATAGCAAACAGGGACGAAAAAAATGTGAAGTTGATGATGTTGAAATTTTAAAAAAGTGCTTTGCTCAATTGATGAAAATCCGTTCAAAATAA
- a CDS encoding IS3 family transposase, whose protein sequence is MLCSIDENPFKITNIEKYQIIDSLKKVYTIEKLASLLNITSRAYRKWISKGKPIANNFNDDHAELILVEHLNNFEVYGTLRLKYHLLKKLNVNFNHKKILRYKNILNLKTITRKKKSISRRIQVKRNKSYMAENLLNCNFKAEKPRSKYSTDVSYINCSDGRLYLSAIKDLYSKQIISYDLSNKNDTDLIINTLKGVNLRGSILHSDQGSLYYSWSYRNHLEKNECLRSMSRPGACWENSPIENWFSQLKEEQLRRIGKQSKSETRKSIKKYVQWYNTERIQKDLNYQSPIQFLNSN, encoded by the coding sequence GTGCTTTGCTCAATTGATGAAAATCCGTTCAAAATAACTAATATTGAAAAATATCAAATTATTGATTCTCTTAAAAAAGTTTATACTATTGAAAAATTAGCTAGTTTATTAAATATAACTTCTAGAGCTTATAGGAAATGGATTTCAAAGGGAAAACCTATAGCTAATAATTTTAATGACGACCACGCGGAATTAATATTAGTTGAGCATTTAAACAATTTTGAAGTCTATGGCACGCTGAGGCTTAAATACCATTTGTTGAAAAAACTTAATGTAAATTTTAACCATAAGAAGATCTTAAGATATAAAAATATCTTAAATTTAAAAACAATCACGCGCAAAAAGAAATCTATAAGTAGAAGAATTCAAGTTAAAAGAAATAAGTCTTATATGGCTGAAAATCTTTTAAACTGTAACTTTAAAGCAGAAAAACCCCGTAGTAAATATTCAACAGATGTTAGTTATATAAATTGTTCTGATGGTAGGTTATACCTTTCAGCTATAAAAGATTTGTATTCTAAGCAAATTATCTCATATGATTTATCTAATAAAAATGACACCGATCTTATAATAAACACTTTAAAGGGAGTTAACCTTAGGGGGAGCATTCTCCATTCCGATCAGGGGTCATTATATTATAGCTGGAGTTATAGGAATCACTTAGAAAAGAATGAGTGTTTAAGGAGTATGTCGCGCCCAGGTGCATGTTGGGAAAACTCCCCAATAGAAAATTGGTTTTCCCAATTAAAAGAAGAACAATTACGAAGGATAGGAAAGCAGTCTAAATCTGAGACAAGAAAAAGTATAAAAAAATACGTTCAGTGGTACAACACTGAACGCATTCAAAAAGATTTAAACTACCAATCACCTATTCAATTTTTAAATTCGAATTAG
- a CDS encoding RidA family protein, whose amino-acid sequence MEIKRYETNKRTSKVVVHNNTVYLCGQVAKDATKGIKDQTITTLEKIDELLASVGSNKDKVLSATIYVKDMSLFQDMNEIWDNWTNEGFAPARACVEAKMAREELLVEISIVATV is encoded by the coding sequence ATGGAAATCAAAAGATATGAAACTAACAAAAGAACAAGTAAGGTAGTTGTACATAACAACACAGTATATCTATGTGGGCAGGTAGCCAAAGATGCTACTAAAGGAATAAAAGATCAAACAATTACAACCCTTGAAAAAATAGATGAATTATTAGCCAGTGTAGGGTCAAATAAAGATAAGGTCTTATCTGCTACAATCTATGTTAAAGATATGTCACTATTTCAAGATATGAATGAAATTTGGGATAACTGGACAAATGAAGGATTTGCTCCTGCCAGAGCATGTGTAGAAGCAAAAATGGCCAGAGAAGAATTATTGGTAGAAATCTCTATCGTAGCTACAGTATAG
- a CDS encoding molybdopterin-binding protein, giving the protein MKRIDTKDAVGHVISHDITEIIPGKFKGRAFKKGHIIREEDIDKLLKLGKEHIYIFEIGEDQLHENDAALILGEIGCGENIYLSEDIKEGKIEFYAEADGLLKINKEKLFELNMLGQISFATLPENTPVKKGDKIAGARVIPLIIKKEKMESAKQITPYKLIDVKEFKKMDIGIVTTGSEIFHKRIVDKFGPVVEKKVTEYDCNVIGQIVVTDDKDMIKNAIKTHINNGANMVICTGGMSVDPDDLTPSSIIELGGELVSYGSPVLPGSMFLLSYLDGVSIMGLPGCVMYCKKTVFDLVLPRVLSGEKLSIEDIMRYGHGGLCQDCDICRYPNCSFGK; this is encoded by the coding sequence ATGAAGAGGATAGATACAAAAGATGCAGTCGGCCATGTTATTTCCCATGACATAACAGAGATAATCCCAGGGAAATTTAAGGGACGAGCCTTTAAAAAGGGGCATATAATCAGAGAAGAGGACATCGATAAACTCCTGAAATTGGGAAAGGAGCATATCTATATCTTTGAAATTGGGGAAGACCAACTCCATGAAAATGATGCCGCATTAATTTTAGGTGAGATCGGCTGTGGAGAAAATATCTATTTAAGCGAAGATATTAAAGAAGGTAAGATAGAATTCTATGCAGAAGCTGACGGACTGCTTAAAATAAATAAAGAAAAACTTTTTGAATTGAATATGTTAGGCCAAATCTCCTTTGCTACACTCCCTGAAAATACCCCTGTAAAAAAAGGAGATAAGATAGCTGGGGCAAGGGTAATTCCCCTTATTATAAAAAAAGAAAAGATGGAGTCAGCTAAACAAATAACTCCTTATAAATTAATAGATGTAAAAGAATTTAAAAAGATGGATATCGGTATAGTAACTACAGGAAGTGAGATCTTTCATAAAAGGATAGTGGATAAGTTCGGACCTGTAGTTGAAAAAAAAGTGACTGAATATGATTGCAATGTAATCGGCCAGATTGTAGTAACCGATGATAAAGATATGATAAAGAATGCCATTAAAACTCATATAAATAATGGAGCAAATATGGTAATATGTACAGGCGGCATGTCTGTAGATCCAGATGATCTCACCCCTAGTTCTATAATTGAATTGGGAGGAGAGTTGGTAAGTTATGGATCCCCGGTACTTCCCGGCTCCATGTTTCTGCTTTCATATTTGGATGGGGTTTCAATTATGGGGCTTCCCGGCTGTGTGATGTATTGTAAAAAAACTGTATTTGATCTGGTCTTACCTCGAGTTCTCAGCGGAGAAAAATTAAGTATAGAGGATATTATGAGATATGGTCATGGTGGTCTTTGTCAAGATTGCGATATATGCAGATACCCAAATTGCAGTTTCGGCAAATAA
- a CDS encoding XdhC/CoxI family protein, whose amino-acid sequence MEGKIMQEIAKRIDSGEKVALVTLIGVNGSSPGKSGSIMGVFSDRTTLGTIGGGNLEFQVINSAVEAMEIGKNREFEFTLAADGSLDMICGGKVKGYIKVFQRRKKLIIAGGGHLGIDLYKLGKYLNMYTVIIDDREEYVTEERFPKADELLCGDIGKILKDYPLDDSSYLVIVTRGHLGDKSALKAVVGRKTAYVGMIGSRKKVVESYRDLIDEGIEKSDLLKIYSPVGLDISTGEPAEIALGIMAEVLKVKNNGTGKHMREVKTIKL is encoded by the coding sequence ATGGAAGGTAAAATCATGCAGGAGATAGCCAAAAGGATAGATAGCGGAGAAAAAGTGGCCCTAGTAACTCTTATAGGTGTAAATGGGTCTAGCCCTGGAAAATCTGGCAGCATTATGGGAGTTTTTTCCGATAGAACAACTCTAGGTACAATAGGTGGCGGAAACTTAGAATTTCAAGTGATCAATTCTGCTGTAGAAGCTATGGAAATCGGTAAAAATAGGGAGTTTGAATTTACATTAGCAGCAGATGGCAGTCTGGATATGATCTGTGGTGGAAAGGTCAAGGGATATATCAAGGTCTTTCAAAGGAGAAAAAAGTTGATTATAGCTGGTGGGGGACACCTGGGGATAGACCTCTATAAACTGGGAAAATACCTCAATATGTATACTGTAATAATAGACGATAGGGAGGAATACGTGACCGAGGAGAGATTTCCTAAAGCCGACGAGCTTCTCTGTGGAGATATAGGAAAAATATTAAAAGATTATCCATTAGATGACAGCTCCTACCTCGTTATAGTAACCCGTGGACATCTTGGTGATAAAAGCGCATTAAAAGCTGTTGTAGGACGAAAAACAGCCTATGTAGGTATGATTGGAAGTCGAAAAAAAGTGGTTGAAAGTTATAGAGACCTTATAGATGAAGGGATAGAAAAAAGCGATCTCTTAAAGATCTATTCTCCTGTGGGGTTGGATATATCAACTGGTGAACCTGCTGAAATTGCTTTGGGGATAATGGCAGAGGTATTAAAAGTAAAAAATAACGGGACAGGAAAACATATGAGAGAAGTCAAAACCATAAAATTATAG
- the modB gene encoding molybdate ABC transporter permease subunit encodes MIFEASKLSLKIALLSTLITIILSFILALFISKGNRKRDKLIEGFISFPLFFPPSVLGYILLILLGKNGILGRFLAIYGIEVIFTWKAGVIACVLVSLPMAYQCIKAGFLEIDREHIEAAFEMGATKLEMCRYIFLPLIRKNIGAGAVLSFGRSFGEFGATLMIAGNIPGKTQTIPMAIYYAVERGDNHSANILLIIVTCISFAVMWCYNHYWLNNSSKQRDHS; translated from the coding sequence ATGATATTCGAAGCAAGTAAGTTATCTTTAAAAATAGCTCTTTTATCTACACTTATAACTATAATTTTAAGTTTTATCCTGGCACTCTTTATCTCTAAAGGGAACCGAAAAAGAGATAAACTGATTGAAGGGTTTATAAGTTTCCCACTATTTTTTCCCCCTTCGGTTTTAGGGTATATACTCCTCATCCTCCTGGGAAAAAATGGAATTTTAGGCAGATTCTTAGCTATCTACGGAATAGAGGTGATATTTACATGGAAAGCAGGGGTCATTGCATGTGTTCTTGTCTCCCTTCCTATGGCATACCAATGTATTAAAGCAGGTTTTTTAGAGATAGACCGAGAGCATATAGAAGCAGCCTTTGAAATGGGAGCTACTAAGTTAGAGATGTGCAGATATATCTTTTTACCCCTGATCAGAAAAAATATTGGAGCCGGTGCAGTCCTTTCCTTCGGCAGATCTTTTGGGGAATTTGGGGCTACTCTCATGATCGCCGGGAATATCCCAGGAAAAACCCAAACCATACCTATGGCTATCTATTATGCAGTGGAAAGAGGAGATAATCATTCAGCTAATATCCTTCTAATTATAGTAACCTGTATCAGTTTTGCTGTCATGTGGTGTTATAACCACTATTGGTTAAATAATAGTTCTAAACAGAGAGACCACTCTTAA
- the modA gene encoding molybdate ABC transporter substrate-binding protein, translated as MIKRIFLVLIVISFLMSCNKDKKEKKSVTISIAASLTDGIEEIAKNYTRDTGIEVRINLGGSGSLRKQMEEGAPVDFIFLASKDHIDQLAEKKIVDESKYLLENSLVVIGNNKINNFKDILINTEKPLAMGDPDFVPAGRYARETLLRSGLWKDFKENILLTKDVRSALFYVKIGEVDYSIVYKTDALLLKDKEIYYIDNDLHSPIVYGSGVKADSISGKNFSDYLIKNIEIFKKYGFKVR; from the coding sequence ATGATAAAAAGAATATTCCTTGTCCTCATTGTGATCTCATTTCTGATGAGCTGTAATAAGGATAAAAAAGAAAAGAAAAGTGTGACTATAAGTATCGCTGCCAGTCTCACTGATGGTATCGAAGAGATTGCAAAAAACTATACAAGGGACACAGGTATAGAGGTTAGGATAAATTTAGGCGGATCCGGTTCACTCAGAAAACAGATGGAGGAAGGAGCTCCGGTAGATTTTATATTTTTAGCTTCTAAAGATCATATAGATCAGCTTGCAGAAAAAAAGATTGTCGATGAGAGTAAATACCTCTTGGAAAACAGTCTGGTAGTTATAGGAAATAACAAAATAAATAATTTCAAAGATATTTTAATAAATACAGAAAAACCACTAGCCATGGGAGACCCTGATTTTGTCCCGGCAGGTAGGTATGCTCGCGAAACATTGCTAAGATCAGGTCTGTGGAAAGATTTTAAGGAAAATATCCTCCTGACCAAAGATGTCAGATCAGCACTTTTCTATGTGAAGATAGGTGAGGTAGATTACTCTATAGTTTATAAAACTGATGCTCTCCTCCTAAAGGATAAAGAGATCTATTATATCGACAATGACTTACACTCCCCAATAGTATATGGGTCAGGAGTAAAAGCGGATAGTATTTCAGGAAAAAATTTCAGCGATTACCTGATTAAAAATATAGAAATTTTTAAAAAATATGGATTTAAGGTGAGATAG
- the yqeB gene encoding selenium-dependent molybdenum cofactor biosynthesis protein YqeB — MSELVIVRGGGDLASGVIQKFHRSGFRVLVLETEKPSFIRRAVCYGEAIYEKEVILEGSKAVLVHRIDEIDKVLDGGAIAVIVDPHGNVIKKLKPLAVVDAILAKRNLGTNLQMAPITVGIGPGFSAGQDVDIAIETMRGHDLGRLIFSGEAKKNTGIPGIINGYGRERVIYSKVDGVIKNTRKIGDLVEKGEIIALIDNTEVRSPLTGVLRGLIRDGYQVPKGFKIGDVDPRRDEQQNCHTISDKARSIGGSALEAVLYLRRKI; from the coding sequence ATGTCTGAATTAGTAATAGTAAGAGGGGGAGGAGATCTTGCTTCTGGTGTGATACAAAAATTTCATAGGAGTGGATTTAGAGTCTTAGTTTTAGAGACAGAAAAGCCGTCCTTTATAAGGAGAGCGGTCTGTTATGGAGAAGCCATATATGAAAAAGAAGTGATCCTGGAAGGAAGTAAAGCTGTCCTGGTTCACAGGATAGACGAGATCGATAAGGTATTAGATGGTGGAGCTATAGCTGTAATTGTGGACCCTCATGGTAATGTAATAAAAAAATTAAAGCCTTTGGCTGTAGTGGATGCTATCTTAGCTAAAAGAAACTTAGGAACAAATCTCCAGATGGCTCCTATTACTGTAGGCATAGGTCCTGGTTTTAGTGCAGGACAAGATGTCGATATTGCCATAGAAACAATGCGTGGTCACGATCTGGGGCGCTTAATTTTTTCCGGTGAAGCCAAAAAGAACACCGGTATTCCAGGAATTATAAATGGCTATGGAAGGGAAAGAGTTATCTACAGTAAAGTTGATGGAGTAATTAAAAATACCAGGAAGATCGGAGATCTTGTAGAAAAAGGCGAGATAATTGCTCTCATAGATAATACAGAGGTCAGATCCCCTCTAACCGGTGTTTTAAGAGGTCTTATAAGAGATGGATATCAAGTTCCTAAGGGATTTAAGATAGGAGATGTAGATCCCCGTAGAGACGAGCAGCAGAACTGCCATACCATATCAGATAAAGCCAGAAGTATTGGCGGATCAGCTTTGGAAGCAGTTTTATACCTGAGGAGAAAGATTTAG
- a CDS encoding M23 family metallopeptidase, translating to MRPIQKILFIIITSVILISCSNSKYYTVKKGDTLYSISQKRDVSVSELKGINNLESNLLYSGQKIYLKPSKNYKGSYHIVKSGDTLYSISKKYDVKVDRLKKINNLKSNTLYRGNKIYLGKMVNKGDLNYSSTSSTTYKNNSKSSTLKNFGQPLQTMSVNSPYGYRDHPVLGRKILHTGVDLKAPINTPVYSPYSGVVTYAGWMNGYGKIIIIDNGNNYETRFAHLNRILVKKGQRVSKGKVIAKSGKTGRVTGPHLHYEIRYKKQSMNPMKL from the coding sequence ATGAGACCCATACAAAAGATACTTTTTATAATAATAACCTCGGTTATCTTAATATCATGTTCTAACAGTAAGTATTACACTGTAAAAAAAGGGGATACACTGTACTCCATTTCTCAAAAAAGAGATGTTTCAGTCTCGGAATTAAAGGGAATAAATAACTTAGAAAGTAATTTATTATACTCCGGTCAAAAGATATATCTCAAGCCTTCTAAAAATTATAAAGGCAGCTATCATATAGTAAAGTCTGGAGACACACTCTATAGTATTTCAAAAAAATATGATGTAAAAGTTGATCGTTTAAAAAAAATAAACAATTTAAAAAGCAATACACTCTACAGGGGTAATAAAATATACTTAGGAAAGATGGTAAATAAGGGAGACCTAAACTATAGTTCAACTTCTTCCACAACATATAAAAATAATTCCAAAAGTTCTACTTTAAAAAACTTTGGACAGCCATTACAGACTATGTCTGTGAACAGCCCCTATGGATATAGAGACCACCCTGTTTTAGGCAGAAAGATACTGCATACAGGGGTAGACCTGAAAGCACCTATAAATACTCCTGTTTACTCTCCCTATAGTGGAGTAGTTACCTATGCTGGTTGGATGAATGGATACGGGAAGATCATTATTATAGATAATGGAAATAACTACGAAACAAGATTTGCACACTTAAATCGAATCTTGGTAAAAAAAGGACAGAGAGTCTCTAAGGGTAAAGTTATAGCTAAATCTGGAAAGACCGGAAGGGTTACCGGTCCCCACCTGCACTATGAGATCAGATATAAAAAACAATCTATGAACCCTATGAAATTATAA
- the megL gene encoding methionine gamma-lyase → MNEIQKKGFGTKAIHGGAEKNPFGTLTTPIYQSSTFVFDSAEQGGRRFALEEPGYIYSRLGNPTSSVVERKLALLEGAEGALATSSGMGAISSTMWTLLKSGDHLLADKTLYGCTYAYFSHGLTKFGIDVEFVDTSDLEAVKKAMRPNTKIVYLETPANPNLKIVDIKAVCDIAHKTEGTRVVVDNTFATPYLQRPMEFGADLVVHSATKYLNGHGDVVAGFVAGDLETVTQIRLVGVKDMTGSVLSPQDAFLMIRGMKTLELRMARHCSNAYKVAKFLDTNSMVEKVYYPGLVSHEGHEIAKDQMDGYGGIIAFDVKGGLEAGKKLLNSLELCTLAVSLGDTETLIQHPASMTHSPYTVEARAAAGITEGLVRMSVGLEDADDIIADLEQGLAKL, encoded by the coding sequence ATGAACGAGATTCAAAAAAAAGGGTTTGGAACAAAAGCGATACATGGAGGAGCAGAAAAAAATCCATTTGGAACATTAACTACACCAATATACCAAAGTTCTACATTTGTATTTGACAGTGCAGAACAAGGTGGGAGAAGGTTTGCTTTGGAGGAACCGGGATATATCTATTCAAGGTTAGGAAATCCTACATCAAGTGTTGTAGAGAGAAAATTAGCTTTATTAGAGGGAGCAGAAGGGGCGTTAGCTACTAGTTCAGGAATGGGAGCTATATCTTCGACTATGTGGACATTATTAAAATCTGGAGATCATCTGTTGGCCGACAAAACTTTATACGGGTGTACCTATGCTTATTTCAGTCATGGATTAACTAAATTTGGAATCGATGTAGAATTTGTGGATACCTCTGATTTGGAAGCGGTAAAAAAAGCTATGAGACCAAATACTAAGATAGTTTATTTAGAAACACCGGCAAATCCAAATTTAAAAATAGTAGACATTAAAGCAGTTTGTGACATTGCACATAAAACTGAAGGAACCAGAGTAGTTGTAGATAATACATTTGCAACACCGTATCTTCAAAGACCAATGGAATTTGGAGCTGATCTGGTAGTTCATTCAGCTACCAAATACTTAAACGGCCATGGAGACGTAGTGGCAGGATTTGTAGCAGGAGATTTAGAAACGGTAACTCAGATAAGATTAGTAGGTGTAAAGGATATGACTGGTTCAGTTCTTAGTCCGCAAGATGCTTTTCTTATGATTAGAGGTATGAAAACATTAGAGCTTAGAATGGCAAGACACTGTAGTAATGCATATAAGGTAGCAAAATTCTTGGATACTAACTCCATGGTGGAGAAGGTATATTATCCGGGCCTTGTATCTCATGAGGGACATGAAATAGCAAAAGATCAGATGGATGGATATGGTGGAATAATCGCCTTTGATGTAAAGGGTGGATTAGAAGCAGGGAAGAAACTATTAAATAGTTTGGAGCTGTGTACTCTGGCAGTAAGTTTAGGAGATACAGAAACTTTAATCCAGCATCCGGCATCAATGACTCATTCCCCTTATACAGTGGAGGCAAGAGCAGCAGCAGGAATAACTGAGGGATTGGTTAGAATGTCTGTAGGTTTAGAAGATGCAGATGATATTATAGCTGATCTGGAGCAGGGGTTGGCAAAATTATAA
- a CDS encoding TldD/PmbA family protein, translating into MLNREIIENIFKTALVRGDFAEIFFEEKDTFSLTLSSQKIEKVLSGSDFGVGIRILDGSNVVYGYTNNLDDENLLLITKKLADSLEKKETSAEGRVGEAKVETTQHKIKRMPDTVPVGEKVALLKKIDRVAREYDEKISQVEVSYFDTVQNIKIINSEGLNTSDTRVHTRISAKCIAKDGENVQTGSSAPGGQKGFEFYSEDVDVTEVAKEAARQALTLLSADDAPSKEMTVIMENGFGGVIFHEACGHGLEATSVAKKLSVFTDKIGKKVASSCVTAIDDGTITNGWGSMNIDDEGNRGQKNILIKDGILQGYMIDRLGARRMKGESTGSGRRESYKFAPTSRMTNTFIAPGTSTLENMLKGVEFGLYAKSMGGGSVNPTTGDFNFAVLEGYLIENGKITTPVKGATLIGNGPEILQKIDMVGDNLSYAQGVCGADSGNIPADLGQPRIRVSSITVGGRK; encoded by the coding sequence ATGTTAAACAGGGAGATTATTGAAAATATCTTTAAAACAGCTTTGGTCAGGGGAGATTTTGCGGAGATATTTTTTGAAGAGAAAGACACATTTTCACTGACTTTATCATCACAAAAAATAGAAAAAGTACTTTCTGGAAGTGATTTTGGAGTTGGGATCAGGATTTTAGACGGATCAAATGTGGTTTATGGGTATACAAATAATTTAGATGATGAAAACTTACTTTTAATTACAAAAAAACTGGCTGATTCATTGGAAAAAAAAGAAACGTCAGCAGAGGGTAGAGTAGGAGAAGCTAAAGTGGAAACAACTCAGCATAAGATCAAAAGGATGCCGGATACAGTGCCTGTAGGAGAAAAAGTGGCATTGTTGAAAAAAATAGATAGAGTAGCCAGGGAATATGATGAAAAAATCAGCCAGGTAGAAGTCTCGTATTTTGATACTGTGCAAAATATTAAAATAATCAATTCAGAAGGACTGAATACCAGTGATACCAGAGTTCATACTAGGATAAGTGCAAAATGTATAGCAAAAGATGGAGAAAATGTACAAACGGGATCATCTGCTCCAGGGGGCCAGAAAGGGTTTGAGTTTTATAGTGAAGATGTAGATGTAACAGAAGTTGCAAAGGAAGCTGCCAGACAGGCTCTAACACTTTTATCTGCTGATGATGCTCCCAGCAAGGAGATGACAGTTATCATGGAGAATGGATTTGGAGGGGTAATATTCCATGAAGCCTGTGGACATGGACTAGAAGCTACATCTGTGGCTAAAAAATTATCTGTATTTACAGATAAAATTGGAAAAAAGGTAGCCAGCAGCTGTGTAACTGCCATCGATGACGGGACTATCACCAATGGATGGGGATCTATGAATATCGACGATGAAGGCAATAGGGGGCAAAAAAATATTTTGATAAAAGACGGAATACTCCAGGGGTATATGATCGACAGATTAGGAGCCAGAAGGATGAAAGGAGAGTCCACTGGTTCCGGGAGGAGAGAATCCTATAAATTTGCCCCTACTTCTAGGATGACGAATACATTTATTGCACCTGGAACTTCTACTTTAGAGAATATGTTAAAAGGGGTAGAATTTGGGCTATATGCAAAATCAATGGGGGGAGGAAGTGTAAATCCTACAACTGGTGATTTTAATTTTGCAGTTTTAGAAGGTTACCTGATAGAAAATGGAAAGATCACAACTCCTGTAAAGGGGGCTACTCTAATCGGGAATGGACCTGAAATTTTACAAAAAATCGATATGGTAGGAGATAACCTGTCTTATGCTCAGGGAGTTTGCGGGGCAGATAGCGGGAATATCCCGGCAGATCTAGGGCAGCCCAGGATAAGAGTTTCATCGATTACAGTAGGAGGGAGAAAATAA